A part of Novipirellula artificiosorum genomic DNA contains:
- a CDS encoding RecQ family ATP-dependent DNA helicase, with protein sequence MESIDDLLRRYYGHATFRPDQREVIEHVLSKRHAMVIMPTGMGKSVCYQIPALTIDEASDEIVLVLSPLVALMHDQVTSLQAKGIDATYINSSLDRVDRERRYEAIARGKHPLLYVTPERFRKNEFRDCIGRRRVKLLAIDEAHCVSQWGHDFRPDYSRVGEIREQLGFPTTITLTATATAECRHDIYRQIGIDPSDIRLFYQGIERPNLSLDVQPVLGDDEKLAAMLDCFSDPTYRGGSVVVYFSLIKTLNRFSDDLLRRGIEHDCYHGDLNRRHRREVQDRFMRGDGDRVLATNAFGMGIDKEDIRMVIHAETPGSIESYYQEVGRAGRDNQPSRCVWLYDQQDLMTQMQFIEWSNPDAEFYGRLYDTLVEQNEPCKAFGMEWLNDRLQRLSRHDHRLATAIAMLDRTGVVAGPQPPRCFDVLTELPPQFKSDETLEEKKRRDQTRLYAMVQLAAEQGDRKAFLTRYFEGSPQQDYVDA encoded by the coding sequence ATGGAATCAATCGATGATTTGTTGAGACGTTACTACGGTCATGCGACGTTTCGTCCCGACCAGCGTGAGGTCATCGAACATGTCCTTTCAAAACGTCACGCCATGGTCATCATGCCTACCGGGATGGGAAAATCGGTCTGTTACCAGATTCCCGCCTTGACCATCGACGAAGCATCCGACGAGATCGTGCTCGTGCTTTCGCCTCTTGTTGCCTTGATGCACGACCAGGTGACATCGCTACAAGCCAAGGGAATCGATGCCACCTACATCAACTCGTCACTGGATCGCGTGGATCGCGAACGCCGATATGAAGCGATCGCGAGGGGAAAGCACCCGTTGCTTTACGTCACACCCGAACGATTTCGAAAAAACGAGTTCCGTGACTGCATTGGACGTCGGCGTGTCAAACTGTTGGCGATCGATGAAGCACATTGTGTTAGCCAATGGGGGCATGATTTTCGTCCCGACTACTCTCGCGTCGGCGAGATTCGTGAACAACTGGGATTTCCAACCACAATTACACTGACGGCGACCGCTACGGCCGAATGCCGTCACGACATCTATCGTCAAATCGGGATCGACCCATCCGACATTCGCCTTTTCTACCAGGGCATCGAACGACCCAATTTGTCACTCGATGTGCAGCCGGTGCTCGGAGACGATGAGAAGCTTGCTGCGATGCTCGATTGTTTTTCAGATCCCACCTACCGCGGTGGCAGCGTGGTGGTCTATTTCAGTCTGATCAAGACTCTGAACCGATTCAGCGACGACTTGTTGCGGCGAGGAATCGAACACGATTGTTACCATGGCGATTTGAATCGTCGCCATCGGCGGGAGGTGCAAGATCGTTTTATGCGCGGAGACGGCGATAGGGTTTTGGCAACCAATGCATTTGGAATGGGAATCGACAAGGAAGATATTCGAATGGTGATCCATGCCGAAACCCCTGGGTCGATCGAGTCGTATTATCAAGAGGTGGGCCGTGCCGGCCGTGACAATCAACCGAGTCGTTGTGTTTGGTTGTATGACCAACAAGATCTGATGACCCAGATGCAATTCATTGAATGGTCCAATCCGGACGCCGAATTCTACGGACGCTTGTACGACACCTTGGTCGAGCAGAATGAACCGTGCAAGGCGTTTGGGATGGAATGGCTGAATGATCGCCTGCAACGCCTCAGTCGCCATGATCACCGCTTAGCGACGGCGATAGCGATGCTCGATCGCACCGGTGTCGTTGCTGGCCCTCAACCACCACGCTGCTTCGATGTGCTGACCGAACTGCCACCCCAGTTCAAAAGCGACGAAACGCTTGAGGAAAAGAAGCGTCGAGACCAAACACGTTTGTACGCAATGGTACAATTGGCTGCAGAGCAAGGAGATCGAAAAGCGTTTTTGACCCGTTACTTCGAAGGTTCACCTCAGCAGGATTACGTCGATGCTTGA
- a CDS encoding adenylate/guanylate cyclase domain-containing protein: protein MLDLIAQGPLPGQRWRRPLPEPASGREVSLGRSDSDWNVPWDAMISRKHVRLIAMPDKQLEVIRNLSARNPVYYRGSQSQHFKIAIGEHFVIGETTFTFANRPGVSHVSIAGPVASTRQLTEHAFDQAELRGRNFRDTASRINVLSRLPDLITSSGTDEELLVRMTNVLLQSTPSATSVAVVAIDAAKIAASEPPAQVQVLHYDSRQLESDSTSVSATLARTAIESNESVLQIWSNQAPSPVYTSNEGVDWAFCVPLRSEACRGWAIYVIGQFSPETYSITSNPLQSVPDELQDDLKFAELVGSMVANLRQSHRLERRQASMRQFFAPLVMDALAGRDPEQVLAPRETDLTVMFCDLRGFSRHSEQQSDALMDLLSRVSESLGLMTRAILDTGGVIGDFHGDAAMGFWGWPLPQTDCAARAARAAVQIRLRQARSLQPGITFQHGIGIATGRAVAGQIGTVDQVKVTAFGPVVNLASRLEGLTKAFGVNVILDKATADAIRQSAAAEVRLRYLARVRPAGFTLAADVFELMSPDTDPSADVHLLSDDDINRYEDAIQSFLEGQWSVALPVFQSLSSRDRASQLVVNFILRHRSAPPEDWSGAIDFVKNPS, encoded by the coding sequence ATGCTTGACCTGATCGCGCAAGGCCCCCTGCCAGGCCAACGCTGGCGTCGCCCGTTACCCGAACCGGCGTCGGGGCGAGAAGTCAGCTTAGGACGATCGGATAGCGATTGGAATGTGCCATGGGATGCGATGATTTCCCGCAAGCATGTGCGACTGATCGCAATGCCAGACAAACAACTCGAAGTGATCCGCAACCTCTCGGCTCGCAACCCCGTGTACTACCGCGGCAGCCAATCTCAGCATTTCAAGATCGCCATCGGCGAACATTTTGTGATTGGCGAAACGACCTTTACGTTTGCAAATCGTCCGGGCGTTTCCCATGTGTCGATTGCAGGGCCGGTCGCTTCAACGCGCCAATTGACCGAACACGCGTTTGATCAAGCAGAACTGCGTGGTCGGAACTTTCGCGACACAGCGTCGCGAATCAACGTGCTCAGCCGATTGCCTGATCTGATCACCAGCAGCGGTACCGATGAAGAACTCTTGGTGCGAATGACGAACGTGTTGCTGCAATCGACCCCGTCGGCCACGTCGGTGGCAGTCGTCGCGATCGATGCGGCGAAGATTGCAGCATCCGAGCCACCTGCCCAAGTTCAGGTGCTGCACTACGATAGTCGCCAACTTGAAAGTGATTCGACGTCGGTCAGTGCAACCTTAGCTCGCACCGCAATCGAATCGAACGAAAGTGTCCTCCAGATTTGGAGCAACCAAGCCCCGTCTCCGGTCTACACTTCCAACGAAGGGGTGGATTGGGCATTCTGTGTGCCGCTTCGATCCGAGGCATGCCGCGGATGGGCGATCTATGTCATCGGTCAATTTTCTCCGGAAACGTATTCGATCACATCCAATCCGTTGCAATCCGTGCCCGACGAATTGCAAGACGATCTGAAATTCGCGGAGCTTGTCGGTTCCATGGTCGCCAATTTGCGACAAAGCCATCGATTGGAGCGACGACAAGCGTCCATGCGTCAGTTCTTCGCGCCGCTGGTCATGGACGCGCTGGCCGGACGCGATCCCGAACAGGTGCTCGCGCCGCGAGAAACCGATCTGACGGTCATGTTTTGTGACCTTCGTGGCTTCTCGCGACACAGCGAGCAGCAATCCGATGCGTTGATGGACCTGCTCAGCCGCGTCAGCGAATCGCTAGGGCTGATGACCCGGGCGATCTTGGACACCGGCGGCGTCATTGGCGATTTCCATGGCGACGCGGCCATGGGGTTTTGGGGCTGGCCTTTGCCGCAAACCGATTGCGCTGCCCGTGCCGCGAGGGCCGCCGTGCAAATACGCTTAAGGCAGGCTCGTTCCCTGCAACCGGGGATCACGTTTCAACACGGCATCGGAATCGCAACGGGGCGAGCCGTCGCCGGCCAAATTGGTACCGTCGATCAAGTCAAAGTCACTGCGTTTGGACCGGTGGTGAACCTGGCAAGTCGATTGGAAGGGCTGACCAAGGCCTTTGGGGTGAACGTCATTCTCGACAAGGCCACGGCCGATGCGATTCGTCAATCTGCTGCGGCCGAGGTTCGGCTGCGGTATCTCGCGCGCGTCCGCCCCGCGGGCTTCACGCTGGCGGCGGATGTGTTCGAATTGATGTCGCCGGACACTGACCCCAGCGCGGACGTCCACTTGCTCTCCGACGATGACATCAACCGCTACGAAGATGCGATCCAGAGTTTCCTTGAAGGTCAATGGAGCGTCGCCCTTCCCGTTTTTCAGTCGCTCTCATCGCGAGACCGCGCAAGCCAATTGGTCGTCAACTTTATCCTTCGCCATCGGTCGGCTCCGCCCGAAGATTGGTCGGGGGCGATTGATTTTGTGAAGAACCCGTCGTAG
- the hemG gene encoding protoporphyrinogen oxidase, which yields MRRRVAVIGGGVSGLAAAHHLQEIAPELDVLLFEASGRVGGVIQTTKQDGFLIESAADNFITTPPSGIKLCQRLGLKDDLIGTSPTGRKAMVVSRGRLEPIPEGFLIMAPSRIWPLASTRTLGVFGKLRAGWEYFVPRKYRDEDESLRSFVCRRFGKELFDRLVQPLVGGIYTADPEKLSVAATMPRFLTMEREHGSLIRAMLKAKKGKPKEKSSGARYGQFATLRGGMSTLLDAMVDRLPAGTVHLNAPVTGLTRNADGQWTLSIGGDSPRSEQVDGVIVAIPARHASELLRETDAKIADELGQIEYASCAVLSMGYRRDQISHPLNAFGFVVPIVEDRQILSCSFSSVKYEGRAPEDHVLLRVYIGGACQSELLEKSDDELIRIAKAELADLIGLQGDPVVEKMSLQRQAMPQYHVGHCDRIALIERRLEPFPTLGLAGNSLHGVGIPGCVDTGESAAQSVAKAIRATSGVDVPSPQQS from the coding sequence ATGCGACGTCGTGTCGCGGTCATTGGTGGCGGAGTCTCGGGGCTGGCCGCTGCGCACCATTTGCAAGAAATCGCTCCTGAGCTCGATGTGCTGTTGTTCGAAGCATCGGGTCGAGTGGGTGGGGTCATTCAAACGACGAAGCAAGATGGATTCTTGATTGAAAGTGCGGCGGATAACTTCATCACCACGCCCCCCAGCGGGATCAAGTTGTGTCAGCGTCTTGGCTTGAAAGACGATTTGATTGGCACAAGCCCCACCGGTCGCAAAGCCATGGTCGTGAGTCGGGGCCGGTTGGAACCGATCCCCGAGGGCTTCTTGATCATGGCTCCCTCGCGGATATGGCCGCTGGCGAGCACGCGAACGTTAGGAGTGTTTGGAAAACTGCGTGCTGGATGGGAGTACTTCGTGCCGCGGAAATATCGTGACGAGGACGAGTCGTTGCGGTCCTTCGTGTGTCGACGTTTCGGCAAAGAGCTGTTTGATCGGTTGGTTCAACCGCTGGTGGGCGGGATCTACACGGCGGATCCCGAAAAATTGAGTGTCGCTGCGACGATGCCACGTTTTCTGACCATGGAACGTGAACATGGCAGTTTAATCCGAGCCATGCTCAAAGCGAAAAAGGGAAAGCCCAAGGAGAAGAGCTCGGGGGCGAGGTATGGCCAGTTTGCCACGCTCCGCGGTGGCATGTCGACGTTGCTCGATGCGATGGTCGATCGACTGCCCGCAGGCACGGTCCACTTGAACGCTCCGGTCACGGGACTCACGCGGAACGCGGACGGTCAATGGACGCTGTCGATCGGCGGAGACTCTCCAAGGAGCGAACAGGTCGACGGTGTGATTGTCGCGATCCCTGCCCGCCATGCATCCGAGTTGCTGCGTGAGACCGATGCGAAGATTGCGGACGAACTTGGCCAAATCGAGTACGCCAGTTGCGCGGTGTTGTCGATGGGATATCGCCGTGACCAGATCTCACATCCGCTCAACGCCTTCGGCTTCGTCGTTCCCATCGTCGAAGATCGTCAAATCCTGTCGTGCAGTTTCTCAAGCGTCAAGTATGAAGGGCGAGCGCCGGAAGATCATGTCCTGTTGCGTGTGTACATCGGTGGCGCCTGCCAAAGCGAATTGCTCGAGAAGTCTGACGACGAACTGATTCGAATCGCGAAGGCAGAATTGGCCGACTTGATTGGGCTTCAAGGCGATCCCGTGGTGGAAAAAATGAGTCTGCAGCGGCAAGCGATGCCACAATACCATGTCGGGCATTGTGATCGCATTGCGTTAATCGAACGACGCCTCGAGCCGTTCCCCACTTTAGGTTTGGCTGGCAATTCGCTTCACGGTGTCGGTATTCCTGGGTGCGTCGACACGGGTGAATCCGCTGCGCAAAGCGTCGCCAAGGCGATTCGGGCGACTAGCGGCGTGGACGTCCCGTCACCCCAGCAATCGTGA
- a CDS encoding STAS domain-containing protein: MTSTSSDWLTAVARAIEQADEAEVIVDLSAVQMIASSDLSELIRLQLAARQLGRRMILQNPQVNVLEVFTLTRLDRLIELRHEGQSTLYGHHFDAAR, from the coding sequence ATGACTTCAACGAGTTCAGATTGGCTTACAGCTGTCGCGCGGGCGATCGAGCAAGCAGATGAAGCGGAAGTGATTGTCGATCTGTCGGCGGTCCAGATGATCGCCAGCAGTGACCTGAGCGAACTCATTCGGCTGCAATTGGCGGCCAGGCAGCTTGGACGGAGAATGATTCTTCAGAATCCGCAGGTCAACGTCTTGGAAGTATTTACGCTCACGCGTCTCGATCGGCTGATCGAGCTCCGCCATGAGGGTCAGTCGACCCTCTACGGTCACCATTTCGACGCTGCGAGGTAG
- the ptsP gene encoding phosphoenolpyruvate--protein phosphotransferase, producing MLEDISKLILDSHGLDETLLNIVRLVSDRMRTEVCSIYLRDDQQLTMRATIGLPEDLVGHTELRIGEGLIGYTAETRAVVNVNEPQSHARFRYVESSNEESYHSFLGIPLFDRQNLLGVMAIQTIEPREFDAIEISMLTTIAFQLSTVVANARLLDRLEREQVDSPASLDRMTPANRSAEIVSILNGSAAFAGVAIGPAFLIDDVLGSVEIRDDEPVDSLAERNRLDESLEKARVETLCLEKRVAERLSEEDAAIFHSHLMILQDRVLTKKLHSQIDEGRSAVAAVKHVIAEYVAAFRRMEDPYLRERAADMEDIGRRVTSHLLGHDRGAITINRPAIVVAKELMPSEIAMMDPHQILGLVLESDDSNGHAVIIAKSLGIPTLIGVKQALHHIEPGAPLILDANSGCLHIEPGSEVRKEYGRLQADNIRHQEQLMQYRDRDAATLDGTQVMLRANVGLFSDVEIAHRSGASGVGLYRTELPYMARADFPDRQSQYEVYRRVVESFPGQSVTIRTLDIGGDKMLPYFDAPSEENPFLGWRSVRVSLDHRDMFRTQIEAILMASTHGHVKLMFPMVTNIEEIHACKEVVSEAQSKLHDEGWILPHVPFGIMVEVPAAISLADHFAREVDFFALGTNDLVQYMLAADRGNSRIRHYYDALHPAILHAIHHMVGVASRHNRGLCICGEMASDPACFAILVGLGLREFSISSPSILSLKARLSKLSIGQLRKLAQVALSQTRGSDIRSLAEDLLREPGDESTATPAC from the coding sequence ATGCTCGAGGATATCAGCAAGCTGATTCTTGATTCGCATGGTTTGGACGAGACACTTCTCAACATCGTTCGACTCGTGTCCGATCGGATGCGAACCGAAGTCTGTTCAATCTATCTCCGTGATGACCAGCAATTGACGATGCGGGCAACGATTGGATTGCCAGAGGATTTGGTCGGTCATACCGAGCTTCGGATCGGGGAGGGCCTGATTGGTTACACGGCCGAAACACGGGCGGTCGTGAATGTGAATGAGCCTCAATCGCATGCACGGTTTCGTTACGTCGAATCCTCGAACGAAGAAAGCTACCATTCGTTCTTGGGAATCCCGCTTTTCGATCGCCAAAACCTGCTCGGCGTGATGGCGATACAAACCATCGAACCACGAGAATTCGATGCGATTGAAATCAGCATGCTCACGACGATCGCATTTCAATTGTCGACGGTCGTTGCGAATGCCCGACTGTTAGATCGACTTGAACGCGAACAAGTGGATAGCCCGGCCTCGCTTGACCGAATGACACCGGCAAACAGGTCGGCGGAAATCGTCTCGATCCTCAATGGCAGCGCTGCGTTCGCAGGGGTCGCGATCGGTCCAGCGTTCTTGATTGACGATGTGCTGGGTAGCGTCGAAATCAGGGACGATGAGCCAGTGGATTCACTGGCCGAACGGAATCGACTTGATGAATCGCTTGAAAAAGCACGCGTTGAAACGCTGTGCTTGGAGAAGCGAGTCGCCGAGCGTCTCAGTGAAGAAGACGCCGCGATTTTCCACAGCCATTTGATGATTCTGCAAGACCGCGTCTTAACTAAAAAATTGCACAGTCAAATCGATGAGGGGCGGAGTGCGGTTGCTGCGGTAAAACATGTAATTGCCGAATACGTTGCCGCCTTCCGACGCATGGAGGACCCCTATTTGCGAGAACGCGCGGCGGACATGGAAGACATCGGTCGCCGCGTCACTTCCCATCTGCTGGGTCACGATCGAGGCGCCATTACAATCAACCGCCCCGCGATTGTCGTCGCCAAAGAGCTCATGCCCTCCGAGATCGCGATGATGGATCCTCACCAGATCCTTGGCCTCGTGTTGGAATCAGACGACAGCAATGGGCATGCGGTGATCATCGCCAAATCGCTGGGCATCCCCACCCTGATCGGAGTCAAGCAGGCGCTGCATCATATTGAACCGGGGGCACCGCTGATTCTCGATGCGAATAGCGGTTGCTTGCACATCGAACCGGGCTCGGAGGTTCGCAAGGAATACGGCCGATTGCAAGCCGACAATATCCGCCACCAAGAACAATTGATGCAGTATCGGGATCGTGATGCAGCGACCCTTGACGGGACGCAAGTCATGCTCCGAGCCAACGTTGGTTTGTTCAGCGATGTCGAGATTGCCCATCGTTCCGGTGCGTCCGGAGTCGGGCTTTATCGGACGGAACTGCCTTACATGGCACGTGCCGATTTCCCCGACCGCCAATCTCAGTACGAGGTTTATCGACGTGTTGTGGAGAGCTTCCCTGGCCAATCCGTGACGATTCGAACGCTCGACATCGGCGGCGACAAAATGCTGCCCTACTTTGACGCGCCAAGCGAAGAAAACCCGTTCCTCGGGTGGCGAAGTGTGCGTGTGTCACTCGATCACCGTGACATGTTCCGCACGCAAATTGAAGCAATCTTGATGGCGTCGACTCATGGTCATGTCAAACTCATGTTCCCAATGGTGACAAATATCGAGGAAATCCACGCCTGCAAAGAAGTCGTTTCCGAAGCGCAGTCGAAGCTTCACGACGAAGGCTGGATCCTTCCACACGTTCCCTTTGGGATCATGGTGGAAGTTCCCGCTGCAATCTCGCTCGCGGACCACTTTGCCCGCGAAGTCGACTTCTTTGCCCTCGGCACCAACGATCTGGTTCAATACATGTTGGCCGCGGACCGAGGAAACTCGCGGATTCGACATTACTATGATGCGCTTCACCCAGCGATCCTCCACGCGATCCATCACATGGTTGGCGTGGCAAGCCGTCACAACCGAGGGCTGTGCATTTGCGGTGAAATGGCGAGCGACCCGGCCTGCTTTGCAATCCTGGTGGGTCTTGGGCTACGTGAATTTTCGATTTCCTCTCCGTCCATCCTGTCGCTCAAGGCACGGTTGTCCAAACTGTCCATCGGACAACTTCGTAAACTTGCCCAAGTCGCCCTGTCACAGACACGTGGCAGTGACATTCGCAGTCTTGCCGAAGACCTGTTGCGTGAACCGGGTGACGAATCCACCGCAACACCTGCGTGTTGA
- a CDS encoding RDD family protein, producing MSSGYDNPFAAPSETSTLSTDPSLSYELATRGERFAGALIDGLLMLPLVFGGGMALGVAMIAAGINPESLQFNLIATVVGGFLGAVVFLVINGYLLATKGQTVGKLIIKTQIVSESTNTILPFGQLVMLRYLPFWVAGSLPILSRFVPLIDALAIFRASRKCIHDDIAGTKVIKLSL from the coding sequence ATGTCGTCAGGCTATGACAACCCCTTCGCTGCTCCTTCGGAAACCAGCACCTTATCCACCGATCCCTCGCTATCCTACGAATTGGCTACCCGAGGCGAGCGGTTTGCCGGTGCGTTGATCGATGGACTCTTGATGCTACCTCTGGTTTTCGGAGGGGGCATGGCACTGGGGGTCGCCATGATTGCGGCCGGAATCAATCCAGAGAGCTTGCAGTTTAATTTGATTGCGACGGTCGTCGGTGGCTTTCTTGGGGCAGTCGTTTTTCTTGTGATCAATGGCTACTTGTTAGCGACCAAGGGACAAACGGTTGGGAAATTGATTATCAAAACACAGATCGTTTCCGAGTCGACTAACACCATTTTGCCATTCGGCCAACTGGTCATGCTGCGTTATCTACCGTTTTGGGTTGCTGGCTCGCTCCCGATCCTGAGCCGATTCGTTCCCTTGATCGATGCGCTGGCAATCTTTCGCGCGAGCCGAAAATGTATTCATGACGACATCGCCGGCACAAAGGTCATCAAACTTAGCCTGTGA
- a CDS encoding redox-sensing transcriptional repressor Rex: MSDSRRSQNPDERPDDERPDDERPDDERPDDERPDDERPDSVEGSDFVESSDRTKASLPTQLPGPAVGRASLYFRELHRLRESKHATINSQQLGRLVNVSPAVVRRDLSALGTVGRRGVGYSVQTLIERIGEVLGSGQQWEVVLIGVGSLGDALLRYRGFERLGFTLTDAFDVDPVRIGTTVGGIKIRDAAEMESRFRQRPPNLAILAIPAEKAADVANQLVSLGVCGLLNFAPVTLRLPPRIAVVNVDLASELQRLAFAVQSGR, translated from the coding sequence TTGTCAGATAGTCGCCGCAGCCAAAATCCCGACGAGCGCCCGGATGACGAGCGCCCGGATGATGAGCGCCCGGATGATGAGCGCCCGGATGATGAGCGTCCGGATGATGAGCGTCCGGATTCGGTTGAAGGCTCCGATTTCGTCGAGAGCTCGGATCGAACCAAAGCCTCCTTGCCAACTCAGTTGCCGGGACCGGCGGTGGGGCGCGCAAGTTTGTATTTTCGGGAGCTTCACCGGCTTCGGGAGTCGAAACATGCGACGATCAATAGCCAGCAACTCGGGCGATTGGTCAATGTCTCGCCCGCTGTCGTCCGCCGAGACCTTAGCGCCCTCGGCACCGTCGGCCGCCGAGGCGTTGGCTATTCGGTACAAACGCTGATCGAGCGAATTGGTGAGGTTCTTGGGTCGGGACAACAATGGGAGGTCGTCTTGATCGGAGTCGGCTCACTTGGTGACGCCTTGCTGCGATATCGCGGGTTTGAGAGGCTCGGATTCACGCTTACCGACGCGTTCGATGTCGATCCGGTGCGGATTGGTACGACGGTCGGGGGAATCAAGATACGCGACGCTGCGGAGATGGAATCACGATTCCGTCAACGCCCTCCGAATCTCGCCATTCTCGCCATTCCAGCCGAAAAAGCGGCCGACGTGGCGAACCAATTGGTTTCGCTCGGCGTCTGTGGACTGCTGAACTTCGCTCCGGTGACGCTTCGACTGCCCCCGCGGATCGCGGTCGTCAATGTGGACCTTGCCAGCGAGCTACAAAGACTTGCGTTTGCGGTGCAAAGTGGCCGATAA
- a CDS encoding tyrosine-type recombinase/integrase: MVAKTQTKKPAKPRPDFPLYAHPRGYWCKSYGGTKHNCGPWDDPAAAERKWLEIKARLDEGKPAKAATIATVKVICNRYLREQKQRAAMRDISDAHVREVRAYCVQLLKHFGATRQVDTIVKEDFAAMKSKFPTKWSLRTRRNNILGIRAIFKWAWENDLIDSVPKYGKLFSVPPKRAIRIEKADKPKKLFTAAQVWSLIADARPQMRAMIWLGINAAYGNTDCAFLQANWIDWRESWLERPRRKTGEDRAAWLWPETVASLQAVLGGTRPEPKPGVNPDTVFLTRTGQLWLDRASTNRDSIGEQFRELAKAVGCYKKNVGYYSLRHTFASVASGCGDQIAVDHVMGHVNSSMSAHYREFVDRDRTRKACTYVRTWLLADKPQDWNSSEASR; the protein is encoded by the coding sequence ATGGTCGCAAAGACGCAGACCAAGAAGCCAGCGAAACCCCGCCCCGACTTCCCCCTGTACGCCCATCCGCGCGGATACTGGTGCAAATCGTATGGAGGTACGAAACACAATTGCGGCCCATGGGACGATCCCGCAGCAGCAGAACGCAAATGGCTGGAAATCAAAGCACGACTCGACGAGGGCAAACCTGCCAAGGCGGCGACGATTGCGACCGTAAAAGTGATTTGCAATCGGTACTTGAGGGAGCAGAAGCAGCGTGCCGCCATGAGGGATATTTCAGATGCCCATGTCCGCGAAGTCCGAGCCTACTGCGTTCAGTTGCTCAAACACTTTGGAGCGACTCGGCAGGTCGATACCATCGTGAAAGAGGACTTCGCTGCGATGAAGTCGAAGTTTCCGACCAAGTGGTCACTGAGGACACGTCGCAACAACATCCTGGGCATCCGGGCCATCTTCAAATGGGCCTGGGAAAACGACCTGATCGATTCGGTGCCAAAATACGGCAAGCTGTTTTCGGTCCCTCCGAAGCGGGCCATACGTATCGAGAAAGCCGATAAACCAAAGAAGCTTTTTACGGCAGCTCAAGTATGGTCACTAATAGCCGATGCGAGGCCCCAAATGCGGGCGATGATTTGGCTTGGCATCAATGCAGCATATGGAAACACGGACTGTGCTTTTCTTCAGGCCAATTGGATCGACTGGCGGGAGAGCTGGCTCGAACGACCGCGAAGGAAGACAGGCGAAGACCGGGCTGCTTGGTTGTGGCCTGAAACCGTAGCCTCCTTGCAAGCGGTGCTCGGTGGGACTCGCCCTGAACCCAAGCCAGGTGTCAATCCCGACACCGTGTTTCTTACTCGGACGGGCCAACTCTGGCTTGATCGAGCTTCGACGAATCGCGATTCCATTGGAGAGCAATTCCGCGAGCTCGCAAAAGCCGTTGGCTGCTATAAAAAGAATGTTGGTTACTATTCCCTTCGCCACACGTTCGCATCGGTTGCTTCAGGGTGCGGGGATCAAATAGCCGTTGACCATGTCATGGGGCATGTTAACAGCAGCATGTCAGCTCACTATCGTGAGTTTGTTGACCGCGACCGAACTCGCAAGGCGTGCACCTACGTCAGAACTTGGTTGCTGGCCGACAAGCCCCAAGACTGGAATTCGAGCGAGGCTTCAAGATGA
- a CDS encoding helix-turn-helix domain-containing protein — MSTEQLEDFDAAIERLGYALHLAERANNDSWVHEQEAASEKPYFDQYCDEISGARALIRQMANDSNPMVEYLAEGCMYVESVAGRYLQREAVDWLDDARLRLSIEETKNELFGPPRKINEAIRTDIFSVADAASYLDISQAAVRNAFNNGSLDGKNVGQGNQRKQLRFTKSQLDAFVSGASPQSKSAKPPVSGTSNDDDLFPEFK; from the coding sequence ATGAGCACTGAACAACTCGAGGACTTTGATGCCGCTATTGAGCGATTAGGATACGCTCTTCATTTGGCTGAACGAGCCAATAACGATTCCTGGGTACACGAGCAGGAAGCCGCCAGTGAGAAGCCTTATTTCGATCAGTACTGCGATGAAATCAGTGGTGCCAGAGCGCTCATACGCCAAATGGCGAACGACTCGAATCCGATGGTAGAGTATCTGGCAGAGGGTTGCATGTACGTTGAGTCGGTCGCTGGGCGATATCTGCAGCGTGAAGCCGTTGATTGGCTCGATGATGCAAGGTTACGATTATCGATCGAGGAAACGAAGAATGAGCTATTCGGTCCGCCTCGCAAAATCAATGAGGCGATACGGACGGATATTTTCTCAGTTGCTGACGCAGCAAGCTACTTAGACATTTCCCAGGCAGCCGTAAGAAATGCGTTCAACAATGGCTCTCTCGATGGCAAGAACGTTGGTCAGGGGAACCAGCGGAAGCAACTTCGGTTTACGAAGTCACAGCTTGATGCTTTTGTATCAGGCGCCTCACCGCAGTCGAAGTCTGCAAAGCCCCCCGTGTCCGGGACATCGAACGACGATGACCTGTTCCCTGAATTCAAATAG